The following are encoded together in the Streptomyces sp. NBC_00358 genome:
- the pqqD gene encoding pyrroloquinoline quinone biosynthesis peptide chaperone PqqD, protein MSDPSTWRPRLPPAARLRHDQVRHTDVLLLPERVIVLHGSGRAVLDLVDGTRTVNEIIAALAPEPVPDRIRDDVTSFLNKLHTEGGLR, encoded by the coding sequence GTGTCTGACCCCTCCACCTGGCGTCCCCGCCTCCCGCCCGCAGCGCGCCTGCGTCACGACCAGGTCCGCCACACCGACGTCCTGCTCCTGCCCGAACGGGTCATCGTCCTGCACGGCTCCGGCCGGGCCGTCCTCGACCTGGTGGACGGCACCCGCACCGTCAACGAGATCATCGCCGCCCTGGCGCCGGAACCCGTCCCCGACAGGATCCGCGACGACGTCACCTCGTTCCTGAACAAGCTCCACACGGAAGGCGGCCTGCGATGA
- the pqqC gene encoding pyrroloquinoline-quinone synthase PqqC, producing MTTTAPDTALVTHHRATQDGPAPWTADELEHRLRELAVSRYHDRHPFNQRMHEGRLTPAELRTWVANRFYYQCNIPIKDALILSKLHLPAQRRSWLRRIQDHDGHTDQDGGIERWLQLGEAVGLRRDELLDHRHLLPGVRLAVDGYVNFCRNAGVLEAVASSLTELCAPSIMLTRLETFPLYYPWINSAGLSYFRGRVPQGRRDGSEALGWVRTWATTSEQQHQAMAALSFKCDVLWSLLDSVQQAADQDRHRV from the coding sequence ATGACCACGACCGCACCCGACACCGCGCTCGTCACCCACCACCGCGCCACCCAGGACGGCCCGGCACCCTGGACCGCGGACGAGCTGGAACACCGACTGCGAGAACTGGCGGTCAGCCGCTACCACGACCGCCACCCCTTCAACCAGCGCATGCACGAAGGCCGACTGACACCGGCCGAACTGCGGACCTGGGTCGCCAACCGCTTCTACTACCAGTGCAACATCCCCATCAAAGACGCACTCATCCTGAGCAAGCTCCACCTTCCCGCGCAACGCCGTTCCTGGCTACGACGCATCCAGGACCACGACGGACACACCGACCAGGACGGCGGCATCGAGAGATGGCTCCAGCTCGGCGAAGCCGTCGGCCTGCGCCGTGACGAGCTGCTCGACCATCGACACCTCCTGCCCGGCGTCCGCCTGGCCGTGGACGGCTACGTCAACTTCTGCCGCAACGCCGGCGTGCTGGAAGCCGTGGCCTCGTCCCTGACGGAACTCTGCGCTCCGTCGATCATGCTGACGCGCCTGGAAACCTTTCCCCTGTACTACCCCTGGATCAACTCCGCCGGCCTTTCGTACTTCCGGGGCCGCGTCCCCCAGGGCCGGCGAGACGGAAGCGAAGCCCTGGGCTGGGTACGCACGTGGGCCACCACAAGCGAGCAGCAGCACCAGGCGATGGCCGCGCTGTCCTTCAAGTGCGACGTCCTGTGGAGCCTGCTCGACAGCGTTCAGCAAGCCGCCGACCAGGACCGCCACCGTGTCTGA
- a CDS encoding ThuA domain-containing protein, with the protein MRTRLRMRPLHAALTGAATTVGITVALVATGTLSMAQGRIGQGAQELGDPDYGVCRGVDAHCYHDWGNFDTTKGFKVLLYTHTAGPRHANLGPVLATGMNPPLTDANVVQKAVLKLGADNGFQVDYTEDVSQLASPATLFKYNAVIFYSTSRDALDDAAQTSLRQYVRGGGGFVGVHNAFGTEYNWPWYEGLLGNANFYDHGPEQPGTVETVDRRDVSTKSLPSKWNFSDEWYNLVPAPTRVRVLADVDESTLAKGVTGNYNHPGHGENHPVAWCQYYDGGRAWLTTLGHDAKDFSTDGSFAGAAEFQRLLLGGIESAMGETPFCK; encoded by the coding sequence ATGAGAACCAGACTCCGCATGCGCCCGCTGCATGCAGCACTCACCGGCGCCGCCACGACGGTCGGCATCACCGTCGCCCTGGTGGCCACCGGCACCCTCAGCATGGCGCAGGGCCGCATCGGCCAGGGCGCCCAGGAACTCGGCGACCCCGACTACGGCGTATGCCGCGGCGTCGACGCCCACTGCTACCACGACTGGGGCAACTTCGACACCACCAAGGGCTTCAAGGTCCTGCTCTACACTCACACCGCAGGCCCCCGCCACGCCAACCTCGGCCCGGTGCTCGCCACAGGCATGAACCCGCCCCTCACGGATGCCAACGTCGTCCAGAAGGCCGTGCTCAAGCTGGGCGCGGACAACGGCTTCCAGGTCGACTACACCGAGGACGTCTCCCAACTCGCATCACCCGCAACCCTGTTCAAGTACAACGCCGTCATCTTCTACTCCACCAGCCGCGACGCCCTCGACGACGCGGCTCAGACCTCACTGCGGCAGTACGTCCGCGGCGGCGGCGGATTCGTCGGCGTCCACAACGCGTTCGGCACCGAGTACAACTGGCCCTGGTACGAGGGTCTGCTCGGCAACGCCAACTTCTACGACCACGGTCCCGAGCAGCCCGGCACGGTCGAGACCGTCGACCGCAGGGACGTCTCCACGAAGTCGCTGCCCTCCAAGTGGAACTTCTCCGACGAGTGGTACAACCTCGTCCCCGCACCGACACGGGTGCGTGTCCTGGCCGACGTCGACGAGAGCACCCTCGCCAAGGGCGTGACCGGCAACTACAACCATCCCGGGCACGGCGAGAACCACCCCGTCGCCTGGTGCCAGTACTACGACGGCGGCCGCGCCTGGCTGACCACACTCGGCCACGATGCCAAGGACTTCTCCACCGACGGCTCCTTCGCGGGCGCCGCCGAGTTCCAGAGGCTCCTCCTCGGCGGCATCGAATCCGCCATGGGCGAGACGCCGTTCTGCAAGTGA
- the pqqA gene encoding pyrroloquinoline quinone precursor peptide PqqA — translation MHDETRTQHPAEPAARTPEGWQSPDFTVVDTALEVTAYSLRTK, via the coding sequence ATGCACGACGAGACCCGTACCCAGCACCCGGCCGAGCCGGCAGCCCGAACTCCCGAGGGCTGGCAGAGCCCCGACTTCACGGTGGTCGACACCGCCCTGGAAGTCACCGCCTACTCGCTGCGCACGAAGTAG
- the pqqB gene encoding pyrroloquinoline quinone biosynthesis protein PqqB → MLLRILGTAAGGGIPQWNCACPGCTGARHHPSRRRLHDGLALQPADSGAWFLANATPDIAEQLESHPGLRPDAGQERTPVVRIVLTDAELDHTLGLLRLREASRIDIWCTEPVRKALTTRLALNEVLAPYTTLNWYDLPLTGAEHPADMGGLDVSAIPLSAKRPRYAADEPAHPAWSTALKISDRATGKTALYAPALATWNDRLDDEIADADCVLIDGTFLTDDEPYRTGFSQRTASAMGHLPIEGPHGTALRLQGSGGQILYTHLNNSNPLVDPDDPAHERLAGLGLGVAADRMVVSL, encoded by the coding sequence GTGCTGCTGCGCATCCTCGGCACAGCAGCCGGTGGTGGCATCCCGCAGTGGAACTGCGCGTGCCCCGGCTGCACCGGGGCACGCCACCACCCCTCACGCCGACGCCTGCACGACGGATTGGCCCTCCAACCGGCGGACTCAGGGGCCTGGTTCCTCGCCAATGCCACACCGGACATCGCCGAGCAGCTCGAAAGCCACCCCGGCCTCAGGCCCGACGCCGGACAGGAACGCACACCCGTCGTACGCATCGTTCTCACCGACGCCGAACTCGACCACACCCTTGGCCTCCTGCGGCTCAGGGAAGCCTCCCGCATCGACATCTGGTGCACCGAACCCGTCCGCAAAGCCCTGACCACGCGCCTGGCCCTCAACGAGGTCCTTGCCCCTTACACCACGCTGAACTGGTACGACCTTCCCCTTACCGGAGCCGAACACCCCGCAGACATGGGCGGACTTGACGTGAGCGCCATCCCGCTGTCCGCCAAACGCCCCCGCTACGCAGCCGACGAACCAGCGCACCCGGCCTGGAGCACCGCTCTCAAAATCAGCGACCGCGCCACCGGGAAGACCGCACTGTACGCGCCGGCCCTCGCGACCTGGAACGACCGCCTCGACGACGAAATCGCCGACGCGGACTGCGTCCTGATCGACGGCACCTTCCTCACCGACGACGAGCCCTACCGCACGGGCTTCTCGCAGCGCACCGCCTCCGCCATGGGACACCTGCCCATCGAAGGCCCGCACGGCACCGCCCTCCGCCTCCAAGGAAGCGGCGGACAGATCCTCTACACCCACCTCAACAACAGCAATCCACTGGTGGACCCGGACGATCCCGCACACGAACGGCTCGCCGGCCTGGGCCTGGGCGTTGCCGCAGACAGGATGGTGGTGTCTCTATGA